One stretch of Euphorbia lathyris chromosome 7, ddEupLath1.1, whole genome shotgun sequence DNA includes these proteins:
- the LOC136234995 gene encoding LOB domain-containing protein 38-like: MSCNGCRVLRKGCSDTCTLRSCLYWINSPDAQGNATLFLAKFFGRSDLMSLIAAVPESQRPALFQSLLFEACGRTVNPVNGAVGLLWSGNWHLCQAAVETVLSGGTLRPLPSVLAGSLVQIHDESTESFAAEACRLRNVWPQSKPFLTGKENQASDLYQSPRPKRGRDAVSFHTEESSETTTFESNIRGGDGKKLLNLFV, from the exons ATGAGTTGCAACGGCTGCCGTGTTTTGCGTAAGGGCTGCAGTGACACTTGTACACTCAGGTCCTGCTTGTACTGGATTAATTCCCCTGATGCCCAAGGTAACGCTACCTTGTTTCTCGCCAAATTCTTTGGCCGTAGCGATCTAATGTCTCTTATCGCCGCCGTACCGGAATCCCAACGCCCTG CTTTGTTTCAATCATTGCTCTTTGAGGCGTGCGGACGAACCGTGAATCCGGTGAACGGAGCGGTGGGGCTTCTGTGGAGTGGGAATTGGCACTTGTGTCAGGCCGCTGTAGAGACGGTTCTTTCCGGTGGAACTCTTCGGCCGTTACCGTCTGTTCTCGCCGGATCCTTAGTTCAGATTCACGATGAATCTACTGAGAGTTTCGCTGCGGAGGCATGCAGGTTGCGAAACGTTTGGCCTCAATCAAAGCCATTCCTCACCGGGAAGGAAAATCAAGCGTCCGATCTCTATCAGTCCCCGAGGCCAAAGAGAGGAAGGGATGCAGTGTCATTTCACACAGAAGAATCGTCGGAAACGACGACGTTTGAGAGCAATATTCGCGGCGGAGACGGCAAAAAGCTTCTGAATCTGTTTGTTTGA